In Cervus elaphus chromosome 5, mCerEla1.1, whole genome shotgun sequence, the following proteins share a genomic window:
- the NBR1 gene encoding next to BRCA1 gene 1 protein isoform X3 gives MEPQVTLNVTFRNETQSFLVSDPENTTWADVEAMVKVSFDLNTIQIKYLDEENEEVSINSQGEYEEALKMAVKQGNQLQMQVHEGYRVVEEALPPIGTEKRPVARTGKKPLAHYSSLVRVLGSDMKTPEDPATQQLPPAPRNPDQPQDKPPDWFTSYLETFREQVVKETVEKLEQKLHEKLVLQNPSLGSCPSEVSMPVSEETLFLPENQFSWHIACSSCQRSIVGVRYQCSLCPSYNICEDCESGPYAHDSNHVLLKLRRPVMGSSEPFSHSRLSTPRLPAALEQARLQKQVDKNFLKAEKQRLRAEKKQRKAEVKELKKQLKLHRKIHLWNSLHGLQSPKSPLGRPESLLQSNTPMLPLQPYAPVMPTLSAAFVDENLPDGTHLQPGTKFIKHWRMKNTGNVKWSTDTKLKFMWGNLTLASTEKKDVLVPCLKAGHVGVVSVEFIAPTLEGTYTSHWRLSHKGQQFGPRVWCSIIVDPFPSTESPDNSEKSMISSSRGDDLTCPQEEAFLAKEEILPGETTEQTEGTGACIPQKAKHAASKRELYIPSVDLLTAQDLLSFELLDINIVQELERVPHNTPVDMTPCMSPLPHDSPLIEKPGLGQIQEESEGAGFKALPDSTVSVKKKAENISSVEEPEDDLSGTQFVCETVIRSLTLDAAPDHKPPCRQKSPQMKFASPEEGPLADEREEIVQIAEEEAAVEEEDELKDEVRSQSSASSEDYIIILPECFDTSRPLGDSMYSSALSQPGLERGAEGEPGIEAGQEPVEAGERPPGGENQPQGHSINDILMTSQTLDTVPLTPEVVGPPPQLPRSPPCAQHHGSPGVDLPVTAPEVSSVPGQIRGELRGSSGLVNSRPKSYDHSRHHHHHHGNSIAGGLVKGALSVAASAYKALFAGPPVTAQPIVSEDQTAALMAHLFEMGFCDRQLNLRLLKKHNYNILQVVTELLQVNNNDWYSHRY, from the exons ATGGAACCACAGGTTACACTAAATGTGACTTTTAGAAATGAAACTCAAAGCTTTCTAGTTTCTGACCCAGAAAATACAACTTGGGCTGATGTGGAAGCTATG GTAAAAGTTTCATTTGATCTGAACACTATTCAAATAAAATACttggatgaggaaaatgaagag GTATCCATCAACAGTCAAG GAGAATATGAAGAAGCACTTAAG ATGGCAGTTAAGCAGGGAAACCAATTGCAGATGCAAGTCCATGAAGGCTATCGTGTTGTCGAGGAAGCCCTACCCCCTATTGGAACAGAAAAACGACCAGTTGCTAGGACAGGAAAGAAGCCACTTGCACATTATTCTTCACTGGTGAGAGTCTTGGGGTCAGACATGAAGACCCCAGAGGATCCTGCAACACAG CAGCTTCCACCTGCTCCACGTAATCCAGACCAGCCTCAAGACAAGCCCCCTGACTGGTTCACAAGCTACCTAGAGACA TTCAGAGAACAAGTGGTTAAAGAAACGGTTGAAAAGCTTGAACAGAAATTACACGAGAAGCTTGTCCTCCAGAATCCATCCTTAGGTTCATGTCCCTCAGAAGTTTCAATGCCTGTTTCAGAGGAGACACTGTTTTTGCCAGAAAACCAGTTCAGCTGGCATATTGCTTGCAGCAGCTGCCAAAGGAGTATCGTGGGTGTGCGCTACCAGTGCAG CCTCTGCCCATCCTACAATATCTGCGAAGATTGTGAATCAGGGCCGTATGCCCATGACTCCAACCATGTCCTGCTGAAGTTGCGGAGACCAGTTATGGGTTCCTCTGAACCGTTTTCTCACTCGAGGTTGTCTACTCCTCGCCTTCCTGCTGCTCTGGAACAGGCCAG gCTCCAGAAGCAAGTTGATAAGAACTTTCTTAAAGCAGAAAAGCAAAGATTGCGGGCTGAGAAGAAACAGCGTAAAGCAGAGGTCAAGGAACTTAAAAAGCAGCTTAAACTCCACAGGAAAATTCATCTATGGAATTCGCTTCATGGGCTGCAGAGCCCCAAGTCTCCTTTGGGCCGACCCGAGAGCCTGCTGCAGTCAAACACCCCGAT GCTCCCTCTGCAACCCTATGCCCCAGTTATGCCGACACTCAGTGCCGCGTTTGTGGATGAGAATTTGCCTGATGGGACTCACCTCCAGCCAGGAACCAAGTTTATCAAACACTGGAGGATGAAAAATACAGGAAATGTCAAGTGGAGCACAGACACAAAG CTCAAGTTCATGTGGGGAAACCTGACTTTGGCTTCTACCGAAAAGAAGGATGTTTTGGTTCCCTGCCTAAAGGCTGGCCATGTGGGAGTTGTGTCTGTGGAGTTCATTGCCCCAACCTTGGAGGGAACATACACTTCCCATTGGCGTCTTTCTCACAAAGGCCAGCAGTTCGGGCCTCGGGTCTGGTGCAGCATCATAGTGGATCCTTTCCCCTCCACAGAGAGCCCGGATAACAGTGAAAAGAGCATGATCAGCTCAAGCAGAGGTGATGATCTCACCTGCCCGCAAGAG GAAGCTTTTCTGGctaaagaagaaattctgcctgGTGAAACAACTGAGCAGACAGAAGGGACAGGAGCTTGCATCCCACAGAAGGCAAAGCATGCTGCCAGCAAGAGAGAGCTCTACATCCCATCCGTGGACCTTCTGACTGCCCAG gatcTGCTGTCCTTTGAGCTGTTGGATATAAATATTGTCCAAGAGTTGGAGAGAGTGCCCCACAACACTCCTGTGG ATATGACTCCCTGCATGTCTCCTCTGCCACATGACAGTCCTTTAATAGAGAAGCCAGGCTTGGGGCAGATACAGGAAGAGAGTGAAGGGGCGGGATTTAAAGCACTTCCTG ATTCCACAGTGTCAGTAAAGAAAAAGGCCGAGAACATTTCTTCCGTGGAGGAACCAGAAGATGATTTGAGTGGGACCCAGTTTGTGTGTGAGACTGTCATCCGATCCCTTACGTTGGATGCCGCTCCGGATCACAAACCACCTTGCAGACAGAAGTCCCCGCAGA TGAAATTTGCCTCACCTGAAGAGGGACCACTTGCAGACGAGAGGGAGGAGATTGTCCAAATTGCTGAAGAAGAGGCTGCTGTGGAGGAAGAGGATGAGCTCAAAGATGAAGTTCGGAGTCAGTCCTCTGCTTCTTCAGAGGACTATATCATCATCTTGCCTGAGTGCTTTGACACCAGCCGCCCCCTGGGGGACTCCATGTACAGCTCTGCACTCTCACAGCCAGGCCTGGAGCGAGGGGCTGAAGGCGAGCCTGGGATTGAGGCTGGGCAGGAACCAGTTGAAGCTGGGGAGAGACCCCCTGGAGGGGAGAACCAGCCACAGGGACACAGCATCAATGACATCCTTATGACCTCACAGACTCTGGACACAGTGCCCCTAACCCCAGAGGTGGTGGGGCCTCCGCCACAGCTGCCCAG GAGTCCTCCCTGTGCACAGCATCATGGCTCCCCAGGAGTGGATTTACCAGTTACCGCACCAGAAGTttcttcagtccctggtcagatcAGAGGAG AGCTCAGAGGCTCATCAGGACTTGTCAACAGCAGACCGAAGAGCTATGACCACTCAAG
- the NBR1 gene encoding next to BRCA1 gene 1 protein isoform X2, translated as MEPQVTLNVTFRNETQSFLVSDPENTTWADVEAMVKVSFDLNTIQIKYLDEENEEVSINSQGEYEEALKMAVKQGNQLQMQVHEGYRVVEEALPPIGTEKRPVARTGKKPLAHYSSLVRVLGSDMKTPEDPATQLPPAPRNPDQPQDKPPDWFTSYLETFREQVVKETVEKLEQKLHEKLVLQNPSLGSCPSEVSMPVSEETLFLPENQFSWHIACSSCQRSIVGVRYQCSLCPSYNICEDCESGPYAHDSNHVLLKLRRPVMGSSEPFSHSRLSTPRLPAALEQARLQKQVDKNFLKAEKQRLRAEKKQRKAEVKELKKQLKLHRKIHLWNSLHGLQSPKSPLGRPESLLQSNTPMLPLQPYAPVMPTLSAAFVDENLPDGTHLQPGTKFIKHWRMKNTGNVKWSTDTKLKFMWGNLTLASTEKKDVLVPCLKAGHVGVVSVEFIAPTLEGTYTSHWRLSHKGQQFGPRVWCSIIVDPFPSTESPDNSEKSMISSSRGDDLTCPQEEAFLAKEEILPGETTEQTEGTGACIPQKAKHAASKRELYIPSVDLLTAQDLLSFELLDINIVQELERVPHNTPVDMTPCMSPLPHDSPLIEKPGLGQIQEESEGAGFKALPDSTVSVKKKAENISSVEEPEDDLSGTQFVCETVIRSLTLDAAPDHKPPCRQKSPQRAELQLHAMEEQQPTVLPGFCSKESSLKFASPEEGPLADEREEIVQIAEEEAAVEEEDELKDEVRSQSSASSEDYIIILPECFDTSRPLGDSMYSSALSQPGLERGAEGEPGIEAGQEPVEAGERPPGGENQPQGHSINDILMTSQTLDTVPLTPEVVGPPPQLPRSPPCAQHHGSPGVDLPVTAPEVSSVPGQIRGELRGSSGLVNSRPKSYDHSRHHHHHHGNSIAGGLVKGALSVAASAYKALFAGPPVTAQPIVSEDQTAALMAHLFEMGFCDRQLNLRLLKKHNYNILQVVTELLQVNNNDWYSHRY; from the exons ATGGAACCACAGGTTACACTAAATGTGACTTTTAGAAATGAAACTCAAAGCTTTCTAGTTTCTGACCCAGAAAATACAACTTGGGCTGATGTGGAAGCTATG GTAAAAGTTTCATTTGATCTGAACACTATTCAAATAAAATACttggatgaggaaaatgaagag GTATCCATCAACAGTCAAG GAGAATATGAAGAAGCACTTAAG ATGGCAGTTAAGCAGGGAAACCAATTGCAGATGCAAGTCCATGAAGGCTATCGTGTTGTCGAGGAAGCCCTACCCCCTATTGGAACAGAAAAACGACCAGTTGCTAGGACAGGAAAGAAGCCACTTGCACATTATTCTTCACTGGTGAGAGTCTTGGGGTCAGACATGAAGACCCCAGAGGATCCTGCAACACAG CTTCCACCTGCTCCACGTAATCCAGACCAGCCTCAAGACAAGCCCCCTGACTGGTTCACAAGCTACCTAGAGACA TTCAGAGAACAAGTGGTTAAAGAAACGGTTGAAAAGCTTGAACAGAAATTACACGAGAAGCTTGTCCTCCAGAATCCATCCTTAGGTTCATGTCCCTCAGAAGTTTCAATGCCTGTTTCAGAGGAGACACTGTTTTTGCCAGAAAACCAGTTCAGCTGGCATATTGCTTGCAGCAGCTGCCAAAGGAGTATCGTGGGTGTGCGCTACCAGTGCAG CCTCTGCCCATCCTACAATATCTGCGAAGATTGTGAATCAGGGCCGTATGCCCATGACTCCAACCATGTCCTGCTGAAGTTGCGGAGACCAGTTATGGGTTCCTCTGAACCGTTTTCTCACTCGAGGTTGTCTACTCCTCGCCTTCCTGCTGCTCTGGAACAGGCCAG gCTCCAGAAGCAAGTTGATAAGAACTTTCTTAAAGCAGAAAAGCAAAGATTGCGGGCTGAGAAGAAACAGCGTAAAGCAGAGGTCAAGGAACTTAAAAAGCAGCTTAAACTCCACAGGAAAATTCATCTATGGAATTCGCTTCATGGGCTGCAGAGCCCCAAGTCTCCTTTGGGCCGACCCGAGAGCCTGCTGCAGTCAAACACCCCGAT GCTCCCTCTGCAACCCTATGCCCCAGTTATGCCGACACTCAGTGCCGCGTTTGTGGATGAGAATTTGCCTGATGGGACTCACCTCCAGCCAGGAACCAAGTTTATCAAACACTGGAGGATGAAAAATACAGGAAATGTCAAGTGGAGCACAGACACAAAG CTCAAGTTCATGTGGGGAAACCTGACTTTGGCTTCTACCGAAAAGAAGGATGTTTTGGTTCCCTGCCTAAAGGCTGGCCATGTGGGAGTTGTGTCTGTGGAGTTCATTGCCCCAACCTTGGAGGGAACATACACTTCCCATTGGCGTCTTTCTCACAAAGGCCAGCAGTTCGGGCCTCGGGTCTGGTGCAGCATCATAGTGGATCCTTTCCCCTCCACAGAGAGCCCGGATAACAGTGAAAAGAGCATGATCAGCTCAAGCAGAGGTGATGATCTCACCTGCCCGCAAGAG GAAGCTTTTCTGGctaaagaagaaattctgcctgGTGAAACAACTGAGCAGACAGAAGGGACAGGAGCTTGCATCCCACAGAAGGCAAAGCATGCTGCCAGCAAGAGAGAGCTCTACATCCCATCCGTGGACCTTCTGACTGCCCAG gatcTGCTGTCCTTTGAGCTGTTGGATATAAATATTGTCCAAGAGTTGGAGAGAGTGCCCCACAACACTCCTGTGG ATATGACTCCCTGCATGTCTCCTCTGCCACATGACAGTCCTTTAATAGAGAAGCCAGGCTTGGGGCAGATACAGGAAGAGAGTGAAGGGGCGGGATTTAAAGCACTTCCTG ATTCCACAGTGTCAGTAAAGAAAAAGGCCGAGAACATTTCTTCCGTGGAGGAACCAGAAGATGATTTGAGTGGGACCCAGTTTGTGTGTGAGACTGTCATCCGATCCCTTACGTTGGATGCCGCTCCGGATCACAAACCACCTTGCAGACAGAAGTCCCCGCAGA GGGCAGAATTACAGCTGCACGCCATGGAGGAACAGCAGCCAACTGTGCTGCCTGGGTTCTGCAGTAAGGAGTCTTCTT TGAAATTTGCCTCACCTGAAGAGGGACCACTTGCAGACGAGAGGGAGGAGATTGTCCAAATTGCTGAAGAAGAGGCTGCTGTGGAGGAAGAGGATGAGCTCAAAGATGAAGTTCGGAGTCAGTCCTCTGCTTCTTCAGAGGACTATATCATCATCTTGCCTGAGTGCTTTGACACCAGCCGCCCCCTGGGGGACTCCATGTACAGCTCTGCACTCTCACAGCCAGGCCTGGAGCGAGGGGCTGAAGGCGAGCCTGGGATTGAGGCTGGGCAGGAACCAGTTGAAGCTGGGGAGAGACCCCCTGGAGGGGAGAACCAGCCACAGGGACACAGCATCAATGACATCCTTATGACCTCACAGACTCTGGACACAGTGCCCCTAACCCCAGAGGTGGTGGGGCCTCCGCCACAGCTGCCCAG GAGTCCTCCCTGTGCACAGCATCATGGCTCCCCAGGAGTGGATTTACCAGTTACCGCACCAGAAGTttcttcagtccctggtcagatcAGAGGAG AGCTCAGAGGCTCATCAGGACTTGTCAACAGCAGACCGAAGAGCTATGACCACTCAAG
- the NBR1 gene encoding next to BRCA1 gene 1 protein isoform X1, with product MEPQVTLNVTFRNETQSFLVSDPENTTWADVEAMVKVSFDLNTIQIKYLDEENEEVSINSQGEYEEALKMAVKQGNQLQMQVHEGYRVVEEALPPIGTEKRPVARTGKKPLAHYSSLVRVLGSDMKTPEDPATQQLPPAPRNPDQPQDKPPDWFTSYLETFREQVVKETVEKLEQKLHEKLVLQNPSLGSCPSEVSMPVSEETLFLPENQFSWHIACSSCQRSIVGVRYQCSLCPSYNICEDCESGPYAHDSNHVLLKLRRPVMGSSEPFSHSRLSTPRLPAALEQARLQKQVDKNFLKAEKQRLRAEKKQRKAEVKELKKQLKLHRKIHLWNSLHGLQSPKSPLGRPESLLQSNTPMLPLQPYAPVMPTLSAAFVDENLPDGTHLQPGTKFIKHWRMKNTGNVKWSTDTKLKFMWGNLTLASTEKKDVLVPCLKAGHVGVVSVEFIAPTLEGTYTSHWRLSHKGQQFGPRVWCSIIVDPFPSTESPDNSEKSMISSSRGDDLTCPQEEAFLAKEEILPGETTEQTEGTGACIPQKAKHAASKRELYIPSVDLLTAQDLLSFELLDINIVQELERVPHNTPVDMTPCMSPLPHDSPLIEKPGLGQIQEESEGAGFKALPDSTVSVKKKAENISSVEEPEDDLSGTQFVCETVIRSLTLDAAPDHKPPCRQKSPQRAELQLHAMEEQQPTVLPGFCSKESSLKFASPEEGPLADEREEIVQIAEEEAAVEEEDELKDEVRSQSSASSEDYIIILPECFDTSRPLGDSMYSSALSQPGLERGAEGEPGIEAGQEPVEAGERPPGGENQPQGHSINDILMTSQTLDTVPLTPEVVGPPPQLPRSPPCAQHHGSPGVDLPVTAPEVSSVPGQIRGELRGSSGLVNSRPKSYDHSRHHHHHHGNSIAGGLVKGALSVAASAYKALFAGPPVTAQPIVSEDQTAALMAHLFEMGFCDRQLNLRLLKKHNYNILQVVTELLQVNNNDWYSHRY from the exons ATGGAACCACAGGTTACACTAAATGTGACTTTTAGAAATGAAACTCAAAGCTTTCTAGTTTCTGACCCAGAAAATACAACTTGGGCTGATGTGGAAGCTATG GTAAAAGTTTCATTTGATCTGAACACTATTCAAATAAAATACttggatgaggaaaatgaagag GTATCCATCAACAGTCAAG GAGAATATGAAGAAGCACTTAAG ATGGCAGTTAAGCAGGGAAACCAATTGCAGATGCAAGTCCATGAAGGCTATCGTGTTGTCGAGGAAGCCCTACCCCCTATTGGAACAGAAAAACGACCAGTTGCTAGGACAGGAAAGAAGCCACTTGCACATTATTCTTCACTGGTGAGAGTCTTGGGGTCAGACATGAAGACCCCAGAGGATCCTGCAACACAG CAGCTTCCACCTGCTCCACGTAATCCAGACCAGCCTCAAGACAAGCCCCCTGACTGGTTCACAAGCTACCTAGAGACA TTCAGAGAACAAGTGGTTAAAGAAACGGTTGAAAAGCTTGAACAGAAATTACACGAGAAGCTTGTCCTCCAGAATCCATCCTTAGGTTCATGTCCCTCAGAAGTTTCAATGCCTGTTTCAGAGGAGACACTGTTTTTGCCAGAAAACCAGTTCAGCTGGCATATTGCTTGCAGCAGCTGCCAAAGGAGTATCGTGGGTGTGCGCTACCAGTGCAG CCTCTGCCCATCCTACAATATCTGCGAAGATTGTGAATCAGGGCCGTATGCCCATGACTCCAACCATGTCCTGCTGAAGTTGCGGAGACCAGTTATGGGTTCCTCTGAACCGTTTTCTCACTCGAGGTTGTCTACTCCTCGCCTTCCTGCTGCTCTGGAACAGGCCAG gCTCCAGAAGCAAGTTGATAAGAACTTTCTTAAAGCAGAAAAGCAAAGATTGCGGGCTGAGAAGAAACAGCGTAAAGCAGAGGTCAAGGAACTTAAAAAGCAGCTTAAACTCCACAGGAAAATTCATCTATGGAATTCGCTTCATGGGCTGCAGAGCCCCAAGTCTCCTTTGGGCCGACCCGAGAGCCTGCTGCAGTCAAACACCCCGAT GCTCCCTCTGCAACCCTATGCCCCAGTTATGCCGACACTCAGTGCCGCGTTTGTGGATGAGAATTTGCCTGATGGGACTCACCTCCAGCCAGGAACCAAGTTTATCAAACACTGGAGGATGAAAAATACAGGAAATGTCAAGTGGAGCACAGACACAAAG CTCAAGTTCATGTGGGGAAACCTGACTTTGGCTTCTACCGAAAAGAAGGATGTTTTGGTTCCCTGCCTAAAGGCTGGCCATGTGGGAGTTGTGTCTGTGGAGTTCATTGCCCCAACCTTGGAGGGAACATACACTTCCCATTGGCGTCTTTCTCACAAAGGCCAGCAGTTCGGGCCTCGGGTCTGGTGCAGCATCATAGTGGATCCTTTCCCCTCCACAGAGAGCCCGGATAACAGTGAAAAGAGCATGATCAGCTCAAGCAGAGGTGATGATCTCACCTGCCCGCAAGAG GAAGCTTTTCTGGctaaagaagaaattctgcctgGTGAAACAACTGAGCAGACAGAAGGGACAGGAGCTTGCATCCCACAGAAGGCAAAGCATGCTGCCAGCAAGAGAGAGCTCTACATCCCATCCGTGGACCTTCTGACTGCCCAG gatcTGCTGTCCTTTGAGCTGTTGGATATAAATATTGTCCAAGAGTTGGAGAGAGTGCCCCACAACACTCCTGTGG ATATGACTCCCTGCATGTCTCCTCTGCCACATGACAGTCCTTTAATAGAGAAGCCAGGCTTGGGGCAGATACAGGAAGAGAGTGAAGGGGCGGGATTTAAAGCACTTCCTG ATTCCACAGTGTCAGTAAAGAAAAAGGCCGAGAACATTTCTTCCGTGGAGGAACCAGAAGATGATTTGAGTGGGACCCAGTTTGTGTGTGAGACTGTCATCCGATCCCTTACGTTGGATGCCGCTCCGGATCACAAACCACCTTGCAGACAGAAGTCCCCGCAGA GGGCAGAATTACAGCTGCACGCCATGGAGGAACAGCAGCCAACTGTGCTGCCTGGGTTCTGCAGTAAGGAGTCTTCTT TGAAATTTGCCTCACCTGAAGAGGGACCACTTGCAGACGAGAGGGAGGAGATTGTCCAAATTGCTGAAGAAGAGGCTGCTGTGGAGGAAGAGGATGAGCTCAAAGATGAAGTTCGGAGTCAGTCCTCTGCTTCTTCAGAGGACTATATCATCATCTTGCCTGAGTGCTTTGACACCAGCCGCCCCCTGGGGGACTCCATGTACAGCTCTGCACTCTCACAGCCAGGCCTGGAGCGAGGGGCTGAAGGCGAGCCTGGGATTGAGGCTGGGCAGGAACCAGTTGAAGCTGGGGAGAGACCCCCTGGAGGGGAGAACCAGCCACAGGGACACAGCATCAATGACATCCTTATGACCTCACAGACTCTGGACACAGTGCCCCTAACCCCAGAGGTGGTGGGGCCTCCGCCACAGCTGCCCAG GAGTCCTCCCTGTGCACAGCATCATGGCTCCCCAGGAGTGGATTTACCAGTTACCGCACCAGAAGTttcttcagtccctggtcagatcAGAGGAG AGCTCAGAGGCTCATCAGGACTTGTCAACAGCAGACCGAAGAGCTATGACCACTCAAG